In Pseudomonas sp. p1(2021b), the genomic window CACGCCACGGGTCACCGGGTTGACCTTGTGCAGGCTGGTGCCGGGGTACAGCACCAGATCGCCGGCCGCCAGCTTGACCTGGTGCACGCCGTAGGTGTCCTGGATCACCAGCTCACCGCCGTCGTAGCTGTCGGGGTCGCTCAGGAACAGGGTCGAAGACAGGTCGGTACGCACCCGCTCCGGGCTGCCCTTGGGCTGGCGCAGGGCGTTGTCGATGTGGAAATCGAAATTGCCGCCTTCGCGGTAACAATTGATCAACGGCGGGAAGACCTTGTGCGGCAAGGCCGCGGACATGAACCGCGGGTTGCGCCACAGGCGATCGATCAAGGCGCTGCCGATCTCCTTGGCCAGCGCATGCCCCTCGGGCAACTGCAGGTTGTGCTTGGCCTTGGCCGACTGGTAGCCCGCCGTGACCTTGCCATCGGCCCAGTCGGCCTGCTCCAGCGCCTCGCGGATACGAGACAGCTCGTCGGCGTCGAACAGACCGGGGATGTGAAGCAGCATGGCGGCGGCACCTGGTAGGAGGAGGTCGCCAATGATATTGATTACCTTTTACTCCCCACAAGCCCCACTCGCCGCTTCAGACGTTCCAGTCGTGAAAAACCGTAAAGAGAAATTGTAAAGATTGTAAATTCCTCACCAATGTTAACGGTTCTCAATTGTTAGTCACAATTGCTTACATTAAGATCCGCGCAGTTCATACCTTGGGGAAGGTTCATCGAAATGCGTCACGTGCCATCTGCTGTGAGTTCACCTCGTCTGCTTGCCTCTGCCATTGGCGTGGCGATCAGCGCCACTTCCGCCTATGCGGCAGACCCTGCTGCCAGCAATGCCATCACCCTGGACGCCACCAGCATCAACGGCAAGGCAGAACAGGCCAATACCGAGTACAAGGTCGACAAAGCCTCCTCGCAGAAGTACACCGCTCCGCTGGTGGACACTCCCCGCTCGATCACCGTGATTCCGCAGCAAGTCATCAAGGACACCAATGCCCTGACCTTGCAAGATGCCCTGCGTACGGTCCCAGGCATCACCTTCGGCGCAGGTGAAGGCGGTAACCCCCAGGGCGACCGCCCGTTCATCCGTGGTTTCGATGCCCAGGGTGATACCTACCTGGACGGTGTACGCGACACCGGTGCACAAACCCGCGAGATCTTTGCCATCGAATCGGTGGAAGTGGCCAAGGGCCCGAATTCGGCCATCGGCGGCCGTGGTGCTGCAGGCGGCACGATCAACCTGGTCAGCAAGCGCGCGCACCTGGGCAACTCGCTCGACGGCGCCTGGACATGGGGCAGCGACCAGACCCAGCGCTACACCTTCGATGGCAATTACCAGTTCAGCGACACCGTCGCCGGTCGTCTCAACCTGATGACCCACGAAAGCAACGTCGCCGGTCGCGACAAGGTCAACTATGACCGCTGGGGTATCGCACCTTCGCTGGCCTTCGGCCTCGGCACACCGACCCGGTTGAACCTCGACTACTACCACCTGGAAAGCGACGACCTGCCGGATTCTGGCATCCCATACAGCATTCCACGCGCAGGCAGCAACGCACGCACATCGGCGCACCCAAGCAAGCCCACCGACGGCGGTGACAGCGATAATTTCTACGGCCTGACCGACCGCGACTTCCGCAAGACCCGCACTGATATCGCCACCATCGCCATCGAGCACGACCTGACCGACTCGCTGACGATCAAGAACACCCTGCGCCATGGCAATAGCATGCAGGACTATGTCCTGACCCAGCCTGACGACAGCGCGGGTAACGTCAACAACAACGGTGTCTGGCGCCGCGCCAATACCCGGGTAGGCAATACCGCTACCACAACCAACCAGACCGACCTGTTCGGCGAGTTCTACGTCGGCGGCTTCAAGAACAGTTTCTCTACTGGTGTCGAGTTCACCAAGGAAGAATCCGACCGCCAAAGCTACACGGTTTCGCCGAACAGCAAGATCACCGACTGCACCGGGCCGAGCCATGGTGGCAGCTGCACATCGCTGAGCGATCCGAACCCGGACGATGCCTGGGACGGCACTGTCACGCGCAACTATGCAGGTACCAAGACCAGCAGCAAGACCCGTGCGATTTATGTATTCGACACCCTGGAGCTGACACCCCAATGGTTGCTGAACATGGGCTTGCGCTACGACCACTTCGACACCAAGTTCCGCAGCTATGACGCCTCCGGCGCCACTGCCGTGAACAAGGACGGTACGCTCAACAAAGGCCGGGACACGAGCGAATTCTTCACCGGCCAGCTGGGCCTGGTCTGGAAACCGGCCGAAAACGGCAGCATCTATGTCTCCTACGCCACCTCCGCGACCCCGCCGGGCGCCATGCTGGGCGAAGGTACCGAAGCCAACCCGTTGCCGGGCACCCCAGACCGTGGCGGTAACATTTTGAGCAGCGACCTGGAACCGGAAGAGACCACCAACTACGAGATCGGCACCAAATGGGACCTGCTTGACGAGCGCCTGTCCCTGGCAGCAGCCCTGTTCCGAACCGAAAAGGAAAACGCCCGCGTCCAGGTCGACACCACCAGTTACGAGAACGTTGGCGAAACCCGCGTCGAGGGTATCGAGCTGTCGGCCAGCGGCAAGCTCACCGACAAGTGGCAAGTATTCGCCGGCTACACCTACATGGAAGCCCGACAGATCGATGGTGGCCCACGTGGCAAGGCCAATGATGGCAACCAGTTGCCAAACACCCCGAACAACAGCGCCAGCCTGTGGACCACCTACGCGGTCACGCCAAAGCTGACGATCGGTGGCGGTGCCTTCTATGTGGATGACGTGTACGGCAGCGTTGCCAACACCACCATGGTCGACAGCTATGTGCGCTACGACGCGATGGCGGCCTACAAGCTGACCAAGAACATCGACCTGCAATTGAACGTGCAGAACCTCACCAACGAGGTCTACTACGACAAGGCGTACTCCACCCACTTCGCCAACCAGGCTGCAGGCCGCACTGCCCTGCTGACCACCAGCGTCCACTTCTGAGGAAGCTGACCGAAAGCCCCGCCCATTCCGGTGTGCGGGGCTTTCGCGTACCAAGGCATAATGCACGCCGCGCCCTGCCCGGCGCCAAGACAAGGTGATCGATGTGGTGAAGAAGTCGCTGTTCCAATTGCACTGGTTCTTTGGCATCACCGCCGGCCTCGTGCTGGCACTGATGGGCATCACCGGCGCGCTCTATTCGTTCCAGGACGAACTGCTGCGCCTGCTCAACCCGCACGCGTTGAAGGTAGAGGTGCGCAAGGAAGGCGTGCTGCCGCCGGCCGAGCTGGTACGCCGGGTCGAGGCGACCCAGGGCGACAAGGTGGCGATGCTGTGGGTCGATACCCGCGACGGCAATGCCGCACGCCTCTTCTTCACGCCCCCGCCAGGGGAGCGCCGCGGCGAGCTGCGCTATGCCGACCCATACACAGGTGAGCTCAAGGGCGAAGTGACCGGGCTGGGCTTCTTCAACCTGATGTTGCAGCTGCACCGTTTCCTGGCCATGGGTGACACCGGGCGGCAGATCACCGGCGCCTGCACCTTGATGCTGATCTTCTTCTGCCTCTCCGGCCTGTACCTGCGCTGGCCGCGCCAGGCTTTGAACTGGCGCA contains:
- a CDS encoding TonB-dependent receptor; the encoded protein is MRHVPSAVSSPRLLASAIGVAISATSAYAADPAASNAITLDATSINGKAEQANTEYKVDKASSQKYTAPLVDTPRSITVIPQQVIKDTNALTLQDALRTVPGITFGAGEGGNPQGDRPFIRGFDAQGDTYLDGVRDTGAQTREIFAIESVEVAKGPNSAIGGRGAAGGTINLVSKRAHLGNSLDGAWTWGSDQTQRYTFDGNYQFSDTVAGRLNLMTHESNVAGRDKVNYDRWGIAPSLAFGLGTPTRLNLDYYHLESDDLPDSGIPYSIPRAGSNARTSAHPSKPTDGGDSDNFYGLTDRDFRKTRTDIATIAIEHDLTDSLTIKNTLRHGNSMQDYVLTQPDDSAGNVNNNGVWRRANTRVGNTATTTNQTDLFGEFYVGGFKNSFSTGVEFTKEESDRQSYTVSPNSKITDCTGPSHGGSCTSLSDPNPDDAWDGTVTRNYAGTKTSSKTRAIYVFDTLELTPQWLLNMGLRYDHFDTKFRSYDASGATAVNKDGTLNKGRDTSEFFTGQLGLVWKPAENGSIYVSYATSATPPGAMLGEGTEANPLPGTPDRGGNILSSDLEPEETTNYEIGTKWDLLDERLSLAAALFRTEKENARVQVDTTSYENVGETRVEGIELSASGKLTDKWQVFAGYTYMEARQIDGGPRGKANDGNQLPNTPNNSASLWTTYAVTPKLTIGGGAFYVDDVYGSVANTTMVDSYVRYDAMAAYKLTKNIDLQLNVQNLTNEVYYDKAYSTHFANQAAGRTALLTTSVHF
- a CDS encoding Fe2+-dependent dioxygenase: MLLHIPGLFDADELSRIREALEQADWADGKVTAGYQSAKAKHNLQLPEGHALAKEIGSALIDRLWRNPRFMSAALPHKVFPPLINCYREGGNFDFHIDNALRQPKGSPERVRTDLSSTLFLSDPDSYDGGELVIQDTYGVHQVKLAAGDLVLYPGTSLHKVNPVTRGVRYAAFFWTQSLVREDSQRALLFEMDNAIQQLTVDVPDHPSLLQLTGTYHNLLRRWAEV